The Hyperolius riggenbachi isolate aHypRig1 chromosome 3, aHypRig1.pri, whole genome shotgun sequence genome window below encodes:
- the RPS14 gene encoding small ribosomal subunit protein uS11: protein MAPRKGKEKKEEQVISLGPQVAEGENVFGVCHIFASFNDTFVHVTDLSGKETICRVTGGMKVKADRDESSPYAAMLAAQDVAQRCKELGITALHIKLRATGGNRTKTPGPGAQSALRALARSGMKIGRIEDVTPIPSDSTRRKGGRRGRRL from the exons ATGGCTCCACGTAAGGGTAAGGAAAAGAAGGAAGAGCAGGTCATCAGCCTGGGCCCACAAGTGGCCGAAGGAGAGAATGTATTCGGAGTCTGCCACATCTTCGCTTCCTTCAATGACACTTTCGTGCATGTCACTGACCTGTCTGGCAA AGAAACCATCTGCCGTGTGACTGGCGGTATGAAGGTAAAGGCCGACAGAGATGAATCCTCCCCCTACGCTGCTATGTTGGCTGCACAAGATGTAGCCCAGCGATGCAAGGAGCTCGGCATCACCGCTCTGCACATCAAGCTGCGCGCCACCGGCGGAAACAG GACCAAGACCCCCGGCCCCGGTGCACAGTCTGCGCTTAGAGCCCTGGCTCGTTCCGGCATGAAGATTGGCCGCATTG aggatGTGACCCCCATCCCTTCAGACAGCACCCGCAGAAAGGGCGGTCGCCGTGGTCGTCGTCTGTAA